The nucleotide window ttgttttatttctgttttcaactggggtaaattttttttaatggagagagAAACTGTGATGAAGAAaattgagagaaaaaataaaagaaaaagtaatatagGAGCGAAAAGAAGCGGAGAAGACAGGAGAAAacggggaagggtggggggtggAATGGGGAAGGCAAAAccctgagagagacagagagagatggaaagaggtCGGGTCCCCAGAGAACAGAAATGCTCGGGTCACAggcttgtgggggggggggctgtcgGCTGACCCGAGCCCTCCCCGCAGACCATCCTGAACTCCATGCACAAGTACCAACCGCGCTTCCACATCGTGCGAGCCAACGACATCCTGAAGCTGCCCTACAGCACCTTCCGTACCTACGTGTTCCCCGAGACCGACTTCATCGCGGTCACTGCCTACCAGAACGACAAGGTGCGCGGGACCGGCGGCGGGCCCAGCCCCTGCACCGACGCCCTCCCCCACGTGCAGGCTCCAGCCCTCCACTCACACCCGCCCGCAGCCCCCCGCGCCCTCACGGCCCACTCCCGAGCACCAAGCCTCACGTCTGTAAGCGCAGCAGCCACCGAAATCCCCCAGGCTCTCTCGCAAGCCCGCGACATGTACCCACGAGCTCCCCCGGGCACGCGATCAGCTGGGCGCTCGTTGGGGTGGGAATATTTACTTAGCAATTAGCAGAGACTCCGGGCCGTGctgacatttttacattttattcgtTTATTTCTTGGCTCAGGGATGGGAATTTAAATGAAAAGAGGGCGCCAGAGGCAATCTGCCCAGGCGTTCCTGCTGCTAGGAACCCAACGCTAGGAACAGGGGGCCCAGTTTTCACTCTCCTGGGGGAGCCAGAGGGCGGGACAGGTGACAGCCCCCACCCCGCCATCCTTCTCTTGGTCAGTCCAGGCCCGGGACCCCTTGGGAGGTGCTTAGAGACTTTTCCTTCAAGTGAAAGGGCCTTTTCTGCGTGCTGCCTTTCTACACCCTCTCTCTAGAGAGGCAAAGCACCACCCCACTAGGCCTGTGCCCGTGTGCACCACTCTCGGGTGAACGACAGTGTCCGAGTGTCCTGCCGGTCGTTTTCTCTGTCCTTGTGAACCGATGTGTCTGTCCCACGTGGATATGCGTGCACCATTTGGAGTGCCTTAGATTCGTGTGGAGGCGTGTGAATTCGTTTGGTTTCCTGGGCACTTGTTTTGCCTGTGTGTACTTGCATGTGCGCGGCCCGTGAGTGTGGTTGACTTTGTGTGTGTCTGCTGACCTGCGTGTGCTCTGCCGTCTGCGCCCTGCTCAGGTTCCGGGTTAGTTTAACTTGAGTGGCCTCGTGGGCCTGTGTGCACGCTTGGACGGATTTCGACTCTGGACGCACAGCTTTGGGCTTGTGTGTGCAAGTTGAGGGATTATGCCTCGAATAAAGTTTTTGGAGGTCGCTTTCCTCGAGGCCCGCCCGCCGGCCTCACCTTGCCTTGTGGCTTGGAGCGTCCTATCCCAGGTGGGCGGGTACCAAGTGTGCACTCCCCGGGCTCTCCTCTGGGCGGGCAGCCGCTGACCTCCGGGTGCCCCAGGCCAGGCTGGAAGAGCCGCATCCTGACCTGGCGCCGCCCCCTCGGTCCCCGCAGATCACGCAGCTTAAGATCGACAACAACCCGTTTGCCAAGGGCTTCCGGGACACCGGGAATGGCCGGCGGGAGAAAAGGTGAGGGTGCACGGGACCGCCCTGCGGCGGTGCCTGGGGGAACAGGACATGGAAGGGGGCGGTAGGGGGCTGCGCTGCGCTCTGACCCGCTCCGTCCGCTTATCCCCAGGAAGCAGCTAACGCTGCCGTCGTTGCGCTTGTACGAGGAGCACTGCAAGCCAGAGCGCGACGGTGCCGAGTCGGACGCCTCGTCCTGCGACCCTCCCCCCGCGCGGGAACCGCCACCCTCCCCGGGGACAGCGCCTAGTCCCCTGCGCCTGCACCGGACTAGAGGTGCGGATCTGACGGGGAAGAGAAGGGGACCggaaagagaaggggagggtgTCCACCGGGCGCCAGGTGGCTCGGTGCTCAACATCCGGCTAACTTAAGGCCTGGGAGAAGCGTCAGCAGTGAGCCTGGGAGGCCTCTAACCCAGGACTCTCCTGTGAGGGCGGTCCCAGGTGGCTCGCAGATCCTGCTGGGCTCCGAGTTAGGGCCCTGGCGCTGGGTGACTCTGTGGCAGTAAGGTTTTTCTCTACCGGGTTCACCTTCTCCCACTGTACTTAAGGGGTCTTGGATGAGGTGACCTACAACTGCCCCTAGCCCGACGAGCATCTAGAAGCTCCTCCGACTTGGCATGCCCGAGAGCAGGCTTTCGCACGTCTCTCCGGCCCGGCGCAGACACCGGGAGAGGCTTCGCGCCTGTCTCTCCCGGGCCGTAACCCCGCGCGTCCTCTCTCCCCGCAGCCGAAGAGAAGTCGTGCGCCGCGGACAGTGACCCAGAGCCCGAGAGGCTGAGCGAGGAGCGCGCGGGGCAGGCGCTAGGCCGCAGCCCGGCCCTGGACGGCGGCAGCCCCCCTCGCTTGACCGAACCCGAGCGCGCCCGGGAGCGGCGCAGCCCCGAGAGGGCCAAGGAGCCGGCCGAGAGCGGCGGGGACGGCCTGTTTGGCCTGCGGAGCCTAGAGAAGGAGCGCGCCGAAGCCCGGCGGAAGGACGAGGGGCGCAAGGAGGCCGGCGAGGGCAAGGAGCCTGGCCTGGCGCCGCTGGTGGTGCAGACAGACAGTGCGTCCCCCCTGGGCGCCGGACACCTGCCGGGCTTGGCTTTCTCCGGCCACCTGCACGGGCAGCAGTTCTTCGGGCCTCTGGGGGCCGGCCAGCCGCTCTTTCTGCACCCGGGACAGTTCGCCATGGGCCCCGGCGCCTTCTCCGCCATGGGCATGGGCCACCTACTGGCCTCGGTGGCAGGCGGCGGCAGTGGAGGAGGCGGCGGGCCAGGGACAGCCACCGGGCTGGACGCAGGCGGGCTGGGTCCCGCGGCCAGCGCGGCAAGCACCGCCGGGCCCTTCCCGTTCCACCTCTCCCAGCACATGCTGGCATCTCAGGTAAGGCCTGTGAGCTGGTGGCAACACGATGGAGGGAGGAGGACTGAGGTGGGCAGAGGAGACAGGCATAGGGCTTGAGGATGCCACAGGCGCTCCAGTGCTTCCAGCCGGCAAGGACTCCCTCCTGGGGAGACCCAATGGACCCTCTGGAACACACCTAGGTTCAGGGAGACTAGGATTGTAGGTCCAGGGTCTGCAAGGGCACTGCTTCTGactcctgtgtgaccttgggcaagtccctgacCCTCTCTGGGCCTATTTCCTTCTCTATAACCCTAGCATAGAGTGGCACCTGTTAGACTCTTTCTGCTCTGGCTGCCCCGGGCTTTTGTAAGTCCACTTGCCTGGCCTGCCTCAAGACATTTTTCTTGGGAACAAAGATCCCTGGCTCACTGTCAGTCCCTGAAAGGCTAAGGTGGCTGGACAAAAGGAGTAGGAAAATTTGCAATATGTTCTGGATAATTTACCACCCAAATGACCCACCTCCCAGATGTCTCTGGCCCCTTTCAGACCCTCCAGGAAGTCCTCTGACCTGACAAAGGACTgggctctcccttcccccacaccgGGTTTCCCAACTCTCCCAGCCACATGTCTCAGAGACGAGGCGCTCGGTTCCCCAGGCCCAAGTTGAAATTCTGAGCTCCCAGGGGAAAGTTTATGAAACTGTGGCCAGCAGCAAAATAAGAAGATCTGATGGGGAGAGCGGCCTCTTTGGTTGCTTGGGTGGAATATTCCCTGTGGAAAGATTTGGAATCTCTACATTCATTTTCCTCCCTCTGAGGTTTCTGGCAAATTGAACCCGTGAGATCTTATCTTAAGGGAAGGAAAATAGGAGTTCAGATCTGAGAAGGCTcctttggttcagaagcaaatatttttaaagtgggggaggggattcTGAAATGAGTTTTAAATAGAGCTCAGCGTCAGGGGTGTGTGGAGTGAGTGTTTGAGGCACTAACATCACATATCTGGGGATCTGAGCTGGCAAGGAAGCCTCCAGAAAATGGAGTTCAGGGCCTGGAGGTTTAATCTGCACCCTTGAGTCAGTGTGTATGTGATGCCTCCTCCTCAGACAAATTCTGGTGATAAGCATGGGCATCAGAGAGGTCACAGGGAAGTCAGGGCTTCTAGACACAGCCTGGTCAACAGGTGCAAGGCCAGGGCAAGAGTACTCAGCACTCAGGAGGTATCACTTGGTGTACTGCTAGTGGTTAAGTTCTCAAGCCAGGATAGCTCACCTCTGGCCATCAGGAAGAGCCAAAACCTGGGAGATCTGaagcctccctccttcctctgagACACCATGTCTGAATGCTCAGTAGGGCTTGACCTTCTCAGGAAGGATATTTTCTCATTCCTGACTAAGctacttctcttccttctccctgcctAAGCCAGGCCTGAGGCTCCCCGGAAGCCCAGCCCAGTCagctcctgccctcctccccataCCCACATACTGTGTGGAGTGAACATTATCTCAAAGGTCAGATAATCCAAAAGCCGGGCCTCAGGGACTCAGGCAGTGTTTGTCCAGGGTTTCCGAGCTACTGTGCTTTCCACAGGCAAAGACTTTGCATTCCTTCCTCAGCTGCCACTTAGGTGCCGCCAGGAGTTCTTTGTATTCAGGCCAGTTTATATACTGATTGGCATCTGTATCATTCTCCTGGTCCAGGCAGGAGACCCCTGAGCAGGTGGGCAGGCAGAGGGAGAATTTACAAAgacccccggcccccgcccccccccctcgCCTGTGCTTCCCCAGCCCTGCGGGGCACCTGCGGATAGAAAGCCTGGGGAGGACACTGTTGTAAGTGAGCAGAacctccctcccaacacagccGAAGATGCCTGCTGGCCACCTGGCCCTGTGCCAGCCCTGTTTCCTCCCTCAAGGCCCATGCTAGTTCAGCTGCCTGTAATGGCCTTCCCATACTCCGATTGTAATACCCGGCACAGAGCTTGATGGCGCCAGGTCTGTGCATCATAACCTGAAGCGAGCTCCCCTTCTAACTCGGTTTGGCCATAGGCATACCGGCTCATGCCTACCTGTGCTTTTTTGGGATTACAGTCATGTGAGCTCTGGTCTCATATTCCTAAAAACTGTAGGGCAAGGATTCCCAGTTGTAGCACCACCCCCAGAGCCCAGATCACCTGCAGAAACACCTCAGGCAGGATGCCTAACCCTTGTCTTGTTCTGTTTCTTCCAGGGAATCCCAATGCCCACTTTTGGAGGCCTCTTCCCCTACCCCTACACTTACATGGCTGCTGCTGCCGCAGCGGCCTCCGCTTTGCCAGCCACTAGTGCTGCggctgctgccgccgctgccGCAGGCTCCCTATCCCGGAGTCCCTTTCTGGGCAGTGCCCGGCCCCGCCTGCGCTTCAGCCCCTACCAGATCCCAGTCACCATCCCACCTAGCACTAGCCTCCTCACTACTGGGCTGGCGGCCGAGGGCCCCAAGGCTGCAGGCGGCAACAGCCGGGAGCCCAGCCCGCCGCCCGAGCTGGCTCTCCGCAAAGCGGGGGCCCCGCCCCGCGGGGCCCTGTCGCCCAGCGGCTCAGCCAAAGAGGCAGCCAGTGAACTGCAGAGCATCCAGAGACTGGTGAGTGGGCTGGAGAGC belongs to Eubalaena glacialis isolate mEubGla1 chromosome 19, mEubGla1.1.hap2.+ XY, whole genome shotgun sequence and includes:
- the TBX2 gene encoding T-box transcription factor TBX2, whose amino-acid sequence is MREPALAASAMAYHPFHAPRPADFPMSAFLAAAQPSFFPALALPPGALAKPLPDPGLAGAAAAAAAAAAAAEAGLHVSALGPHPPAAHLRSLKSLEPEDEVEDDPKVTLEAKELWDQFHKLGTEMVITKSGRRMFPPFKVRVSGLDKKAKYILLMDIVAADDCRYKFHNSRWMVAGKADPEMPKRMYIHPDSPATGEQWMAKPVAFHKLKLTNNISDKHGFTILNSMHKYQPRFHIVRANDILKLPYSTFRTYVFPETDFIAVTAYQNDKITQLKIDNNPFAKGFRDTGNGRREKRKQLTLPSLRLYEEHCKPERDGAESDASSCDPPPAREPPPSPGTAPSPLRLHRTRAEEKSCAADSDPEPERLSEERAGQALGRSPALDGGSPPRLTEPERARERRSPERAKEPAESGGDGLFGLRSLEKERAEARRKDEGRKEAGEGKEPGLAPLVVQTDSASPLGAGHLPGLAFSGHLHGQQFFGPLGAGQPLFLHPGQFAMGPGAFSAMGMGHLLASVAGGGSGGGGGPGTATGLDAGGLGPAASAASTAGPFPFHLSQHMLASQGIPMPTFGGLFPYPYTYMAAAAAAASALPATSAAAAAAAAAGSLSRSPFLGSARPRLRFSPYQIPVTIPPSTSLLTTGLAAEGPKAAGGNSREPSPPPELALRKAGAPPRGALSPSGSAKEAASELQSIQRLVSGLESQRALSPGRESPK